A stretch of Cyanobacterium sp. HL-69 DNA encodes these proteins:
- the psb27 gene encoding photosystem II Psb27 protein Psb27 translates to MGLMLVKSDSVNNKTILDNFMIIKSYFSKLLALILVVVVGLVGCGSTTGLTGNYTQDTMTVLEKVQVAIALPTEISIEEKKEIQNETRAQINDYISRYRKNSNYGGLKSFTTMQTALNSLAGYYTSYGNRPIPDKLQKRLTQEFKQVEFALNKGY, encoded by the coding sequence ATGGGTTTAATGCTGGTAAAATCGGATAGTGTAAATAATAAAACAATATTAGATAATTTTATGATTATAAAATCTTATTTTTCTAAGCTACTAGCTCTTATCCTCGTTGTAGTTGTAGGTTTAGTTGGTTGTGGTAGTACCACTGGTTTGACTGGTAATTATACCCAAGATACGATGACTGTACTAGAAAAAGTCCAAGTTGCGATCGCCCTTCCCACTGAAATCAGCATCGAAGAAAAGAAGGAAATCCAAAATGAAACCAGAGCGCAAATTAACGATTACATTTCCCGCTACCGCAAAAATAGTAATTATGGTGGTTTAAAATCTTTTACGACAATGCAAACTGCCCTCAATTCCCTTGCTGGTTATTACACCTCTTACGGAAATCGCCCCATTCCTGATAAATTACAAAAACGCTTAACTCAAGAGTTTAAGCAGGTAGAATTTGCCTTAAACAAAGGATACTAG
- the pgk gene encoding phosphoglycerate kinase Pgk: protein MAKKTIANLTASDLEGKRVLVRVDFNVPMDGGKITDDTRIRAALPTINELTSKGAKVVLCSHMGRPKGEVKDSLRLTAVGVRLSELLGKNVVKCDDCIGDAVTTAVNGLNNGDVALLENLRFYKEEEANDAEFAKKLASNADLYVNDAFGTAHRAHASTEGVTHHLSTSVAGLLIEKELEFLQKAIEAPKRPLVAIIGGSKVSSKIGVIETLLEKCDKLIVGGGMIFTFYKARGLAVGKSLVEEDKLDLAKALEAKAKERGVEFLLPTDVVVADNFAPDANAKTVAIDSIPDGWMGLDIGPDSIKTFQDALADCGSVIWNGPMGVFEFDKFAQGTEAIAHTLAGLTEGGTITIIGGGDSVAAVEKVGVAEKMSHISTGGGASLELLEGKVLPGIAALNEA, encoded by the coding sequence ATGGCAAAAAAAACTATTGCGAATTTAACCGCATCAGATTTAGAAGGAAAAAGAGTATTAGTTAGGGTTGATTTTAATGTACCCATGGACGGTGGAAAAATCACCGATGATACCCGCATTAGAGCGGCTTTACCCACCATCAACGAATTAACCTCCAAAGGTGCAAAAGTTGTATTATGTAGTCACATGGGGCGCCCCAAGGGTGAAGTTAAAGACAGTTTACGTTTAACCGCTGTGGGTGTACGTTTATCTGAGTTACTGGGTAAAAATGTTGTTAAATGTGATGATTGTATCGGTGATGCTGTAACCACTGCTGTTAATGGTTTAAATAATGGTGATGTGGCATTACTCGAAAATCTCCGTTTCTACAAAGAAGAGGAAGCCAATGACGCTGAATTTGCCAAAAAATTAGCTAGTAATGCTGATTTATATGTAAACGATGCTTTTGGTACTGCCCACCGCGCCCATGCTTCCACTGAGGGGGTTACTCACCATCTTTCTACTTCTGTAGCTGGTTTATTAATAGAGAAAGAATTAGAATTTTTACAAAAAGCTATTGAAGCCCCCAAACGTCCTCTAGTAGCCATTATTGGTGGTTCTAAGGTTTCTAGTAAAATTGGGGTAATTGAAACTTTACTGGAAAAATGCGACAAACTCATTGTGGGTGGTGGAATGATTTTCACTTTCTATAAAGCCCGTGGTTTGGCTGTGGGTAAGTCTTTGGTTGAGGAAGATAAGTTAGATTTAGCTAAGGCTTTAGAAGCTAAGGCGAAAGAAAGAGGTGTGGAATTTTTATTACCTACCGATGTGGTTGTAGCTGATAATTTTGCCCCTGATGCTAATGCGAAAACCGTTGCCATTGATAGCATTCCTGATGGTTGGATGGGCTTAGATATTGGGCCTGATTCTATCAAAACTTTCCAAGATGCGCTCGCTGATTGTGGTAGTGTTATATGGAATGGGCCTATGGGTGTATTTGAGTTTGATAAATTTGCTCAAGGTACAGAGGCGATCGCCCATACCCTCGCAGGATTAACTGAAGGTGGTACAATTACTATCATCGGCGGTGGAGACTCTGTAGCGGCGGTAGAAAAAGTCGGTGTAGCTGAAAAAATGAGCCACATTTCCACAGGTGGTGGTGCAAGTTTAGAACTATTAGAAGGTAAAGTATTACCTGGTATTGCTGCTTTAAATGAAGCCTAA